Proteins encoded together in one Festucalex cinctus isolate MCC-2025b chromosome 8, RoL_Fcin_1.0, whole genome shotgun sequence window:
- the cyp27b1 gene encoding 25-hydroxyvitamin D-1 alpha hydroxylase, mitochondrial — MSSVRRMLQQALRVSGRSAFPLFKWVERWAEGAAAAGPNGTTVKSMDDMPGPSVLGFAWDLFARRGLSKLHQLQLEGLQQYGPMWKASFGPITTVHVARPALIEQVLRQEGQHPMRSDLSSWKDYRKLRGQHYGLLTSEGEEWQEVRSLLAKHMLRPKAVEAYDQTLNGVVSDLIVKLRQRRRPEGLVNDIAREFYYFGLEGISSVLFESRIGCLEPVVPKETELFIESINTMFVQTLLTMAMPRWMHSLFPKPWNTFCQCWDNMFEFAKSHIDQRLREAEKKSDCQKVKGHYLAYFLSQTDLPMKTVYSNITELLLAGVDTISGTMSWSLYELSRHPELQASLRNEVLSVLEGRKVAQAADVARMPLMKAVVKEVLRLYPVIPANARVITERDIQVGDYLIPKNTLITLCHFATSRDPAVFPNPNEFLPHRWLTKDQTHHPYASVPFGVGKRSCIGRRIAELELYLALARILIEFDVRPDPKGVSVKPMTRTLLVPENVINLQFVER, encoded by the exons ATGAGCTCAGTGAGAAGGATGCTGCAGCAAGCTCTACGAGTTTCCGGCCGGAGCGCCTTCCCCCTCTTCAAGTGGGTGGAAAGGTGGGCTGAGGGTGCAGCAGCGGCCGGTCCCAACGGGACCACGGTGAAGAGCATGGACGACATGCCCGGCCCCTCGGTGCTCGGCTTCGCCTGGGACTTATTCGCCCGCCGGGGACTGTCCAAGCTGCACCAGTTACAG CTGGAGGGATTGCAGCAGTACGGCCCCATGTGGAAGGCGAGCTTCGGCCCCATCACGACGGTCCACGTGGCTCGTCCGGCGCTCATTGAGCAAGTGCTGAGGCAAGAGGGCCAACACCCCATGCGCTCGGACCTCTCATCCTGGAAGGACTACAGGAAGCTCCGAGGTCAGCACTACGGACTGTTGACATC TGAAGGCGAGGAGTGGCAGGAGGTGCGAAGCCTCCTTGCGAAGCACATGCTGCGGCCCAAGGCGGTCGAAGCTTACGACCAAACCCTTAACGGCGTGGTCAGCGACCTCATCGTCAAACTGCGCCAGCGCAGACGTCCCGAAGGCCTCGTGAACGACATCGCCCGGGAGTTCTATTACTTCGGCCTCGAGG gaATCTCCTCCGTGCTGTTTGAGTCCCGAATCGGCTGTCTGGAGCCAGTGGTTCCGAAAGAAACGGAGCTCTTCATCGAGTCCATCAACACCATGTTTGTCCAGACGCTTCTTACCATGGCCATGCCAAGATGGATGCATTCGCTATTCCCCAAACCCTGGAACACCTTCTGTCAGTGCTGGGACAACATGTTTGAATTTG CTAAAAGCCACATTGACCAGCGCCTGAGAGAAGCAGAGAAGAAAAGCGATTGCCAAAAAGTGAAGGGCCACTACCTTGCCTACTTCCTGTCCCAAACAGATTTGCCCATGAAGACTGTTTACAGCAATATCACAGAGCTGCTGCTTGCAGGCGTCGACACC ATATCCGGCACGATGTCCTGGTCGCTGTACGAGCTGTCGCGTCACCCTGAGTTGCAGGCCTCACTACGCAATGAAGTTCTGAGCGtactggaaggaaggaaggtggcCCAGGCAGCAGATGTAGCACGCATGCCTCTTATGAAGGCCGTAGTCAAAGAAGTGCTCAG GTTGTATCCGGTCATCCCTGCGAATGCTCGAGTCATCACTGAGAGAGACATCCAGGTTGGAGACTACCTCATTCCCAAAAAT ACTCTGATTACGCTGTGCCACTTTGCAACGTCACGCGACCCGGCCGTCTTTCCGAATCCAAATGAGTTCCTGCCGCACAGGTGGTTGACAAAGGACCAGACCCATCACCCGTACGCCTCGGTGCCTTTCGGGGTGGGAAAACGCAGCTGCATAGGACGACGTATTGCTGAGCTGGAGCTTTACCTTGCTCTCGCCAGG ATCCTGATCGAGTTCGACGTGCGGCCGGACCCGAAAGGTGTTTCTGTGAAGCCCATGACACGGACGCTGCTCGTTCCGGAAAATGTCATTAACCTGCAGTTCGTTGAACGATGA